A DNA window from Centroberyx gerrardi isolate f3 chromosome 5, fCenGer3.hap1.cur.20231027, whole genome shotgun sequence contains the following coding sequences:
- the faim2b gene encoding fas apoptotic inhibitory molecule 2b has protein sequence MTSCYQVNTASKTDNEYPPSYQEATAGIEEMQAQFAWDDMAIRRIFIRKVYAILMTQLFVTVAIVALFTFCGPVRFFIQTHPGLYMASYLMFFATYIALSCCGDLRRQFPWNLILLTLFTLSMACMMGFISSFYNTTSVVLCLGITALVCLSVTIFSFQTKIDFTSCQGVLFVLCMVMLLCAITLSIVVPFGYVPWLHAIYAVMGAILFTLFLAFDTQLLIGNKRYTMSPEEYVFATLNIYLDIIYLFSFLLQIMGGGRE, from the exons ATGACATCGTGCTATCAGGTGAACACTGCAAGCAAGACTGACAATGAATACCCACCCAGCTACCAGGAGGCGactgcag GCATCGAGGAGATGCAGGCCCAGTTCGCCTGGGACGACATGGCCATCAGGCGGATCTTCATCAGGAAG GTCTACGCCATCCTCATGACCCAGCTGTTTGTGACTGTGGCAATTGTTGCTCTCTTCACATTTTG TGGACCTGTGAGGTTTTTCATACAGACTCACCCTGGCTTGTATATGGCCTCTTA TCTCATGTTCTTTGCCACCTACATTGCATTGTCCTGCTGTGGAGATCTGAG GAGGCAGTTTCCCTGGAACCTCATTCTGTTAACTCTCTTT aCTTTGAGCATGGCCTGCATGATGGGTTTTATATCAAG cttTTACAACACCACATCAGTGGTGCTGTGCCTGGGAATCACAGCTctggtgtgtctgtctgtcactatCTTCAGCTTCCAGACCAAG ATTGACTTCACCTCCTGTCAGGGCgtcctgtttgttttgtgtatgGTCATGCTTCTCTGTgccatcactctctccatcgTCGTCCCCTTCGGATAT GTACCCTGGTTACACGCCATATATGCTGTGATGGGAGCCATCCTCTTCACTCTG TTCCTGGCATTTGACACTCAGCTGCTGATAGGGAACAAGCGCTATACCATGAGTCCAGAGGAATATGTCTTTGCCACCCTCAACATCTACCTGGACATTATCTACCTATTCAGCTTCCTGCTACAGATCATGGGAGGTGGTCGGGAGTGA
- the LOC139927344 gene encoding nuclear receptor subfamily 1 group D member 1-like, with translation MDNSPGGVILYAGSSGSASPSPGSPSSGYQTQSPSSHSQPSSPEGISFQEIGPLKQRGEQRGGTPPSPKMVFQFPEVNNAPVAQISTVSSATYSHPIVAKRPCGFTGTFTKTGGMVLLCKVCGDIASGFHYGVHACEGCKGFFRRSIQQNIHYKMCVKNENCLIMRMNRNRCQHCRFKKCLSVGMSRDAVRFGRIPKREKQRLLDEMQSYMNSLNESASMEIEASPPPEAPCSPENQSNEGVGSISQSYCNNFVSEEKPLKMAASNNNHGHSSFQNNVVQESAFSHSTTQSQSHSSPSQGGQSNLTSSYHVPTHCPVASNNNNNPTSTNVDNAKYTYSSNQSSQCPITGSLSSQSYPNNQNSFSACDSQNQSPCPWKLNGGAKVLACPLNACPVAPASRSSQEVWESFSQCFTPAVKEVVEFAKSIPGFQSLSQHDQVMLLKSGTFQVLMVRFCSLFDPKERTVTFLNGQTYSLASLRALGMGSLLDAMFDFSEKLGSLCLEPDEMALFMAVVLVSADRSGIVEVGAVEQLQDNLIKALRSLVTRRHPDDSALFPKLLLRLPDLRTLNNQHSDKLLAFRIDP, from the exons ATGGACAACAGCCCAG GTGGTGTTATCTTGTATGCCGGCTCATCTGGCAGTGCCAGCCCGAGTCCTGGCAGTCCCTCAAGTGGATACCAGACCCAGTCACCCTCCTCCCACTCCCAGCCCTCGTCCCCAGAGGGTATCTCCTTTCAGGAGATTGGGCCCctgaagcagagaggagagcaaagagGAGGAACTCCCCCTTCACCCAAAATGGTCTTCCAGTTTCCTGAAGTCAACAATGCACCAGTTGCCCAAATTTCAACGGTGTCATCAGCCACCTACAGCCATCCCATAGTGGCCAAAAGACCTTGTGGTTTTACCGGCACATTCACCA AGACGGGAGGCATGGTGCTCCTGTGTAAGGTGTGTGGCGACATCGCATCTGGTTTCCATTATGGTGTGCACGCCTGTGAGGGCTGCAAG GGTTTCTTCAGACGCAGTATTCAGCAGAATATCCATTACAAGATGTGTGTAAAGAATGAAAACTGTCTGATCATGCGCATGAACCGAAACCGCTGCCAGCACTGCCGCTTCAAGAAGTGTCTCTCCGTGGGAATGTCCAGAGATG ctgTGCGTTTTGGGCGTATTCCCAAACGGGAGAAACAGAGACTACTGGATGAGATGCAGAGCTACATGAACAGTCTCAACGAATCAGCTTCCATGGAAATTGAGGCTTCACCCCCCCCTGAGGCCCCCTGCAGTCCAGAGAACCAGTCAAATGAAGGAGTGGGCTCCATATCGCAGTCTTACTGCAACAACTTCGTCAGTGAAGAGAAACCACTCAAGATGGCTGCCAGCAACAACAACCATGGCCATTCGTCTTTCCAAAACAACGTAGTACAGGAATCTGCCTTCTCGCACTCTACGACCCAGTCACAGTCCCATTCTAGTCCCTCTCAAGGGGGGCAATCAAACCTGACATCTAGCTACCACGTACCCACACACTGCCCTGTTgcctccaacaacaacaacaaccccaCTAGCACCAACGTTGACAATGCCAAGTACACCTACTCCTCCAACCAATCAAGTCAATGCCCCATCACTGGCAGCCTATCATCTCAGTCCTACCCCAACAACCAGAACAGTTTTTCAGCCTGTGATTCCCAGAACCAAAGTCCCTGTCCTTGGAAGTTGAATGGAGGAGCCAAAGTCCTG GCTTGTCCCCTGAATGCCTGTCCTGTGGCTCCAGCCAGTCGCTCCAGTCAAGAGGTGTGGGAGTCTTTCTCCCAGTGCTTCACCCCTGCCGTCAAAGAAGTGGTGGAGTTTGCCAAGAGCATCCCAGGGTTCCAGAGTCTTAGCCAGCATGATCAGGTCATGCTGCTCAAGTCCGGCACTTTCCAG GTCCTGATGGTGAGGTTCTGCTCACTGTTTGACCCCAAGGAGAGGACTGTGACCTTCCTCAACGGGCAGACGTACTCACTGGCATCACTAAGGGCTCTTGGCATGGGCTCCTTACTGGACGCCATGTTCGACTTCAGTGAGAAGCTAGGATCTTTGTGTCTGGAGCCAGATGAGATGGCCCTTTTCATGGCTGTTGTGCTGGTGTCTGCTG acCGCTCTGGTATAGTGGAGGTCGGAGCAGTGGAGCAATTGCAGGACAATCTGATAAAAGCTTTGCGCTCTCTCGTCACCCGTCGCCATCCTGACGACAGCGCCCTCTTCCCCAAGTTGCTGCTGCGTCTGCCTGACCTGCGCACCCTGAACAACCAGCACTCCGACAAGCTGTTGGCCTTCCGCATAGATCCATGA